GATGTTGTCCATCTCCAGTTCGCTGAATCCGTTGTAGCGGTTGGCAGGGGCGCTGGCGGCGGCCATGTCATGGGCGTAGCTGATGCCTGCGGCGGTGAGCTTCTCGTGCAGCCAACGCCGGAACGGGGTGTCCTGGTCCTTCCACGCGGGGTCGTAGTTGTCGTATTCGGGGTCGTCGAAGCCGGGGCCGATGTGAGGCATGGGTGAGTTCCTTTCCAGGGGGCTGGGGCATGCGGTGGGTCGGTATGGGGCGTCCCGGTGCCGACGTTCCCCTGCCGCCGCGGTGCGGCGGCGGCTACCGTGGGGGCATGGCCCGGGAAATTCGCATTGAGATCAGTGACGAGGCGTACGAGCAGCTGAAGCGTGCGGCTGCGGAGAAGCACGTGCCGGCCGAGGCGTACGCCGGTCAGGTCCTGGATGCCGATCTCGCGCGGGCCCGGTTCTACGAGGGTGCTCGGCTGTTCATCGCCGAGCACGCCGAAGGGTTCGCCGAGCGGTTCGGTGGGCCCGCAGGCCGTTCCGCCGACGCTGCGTGACCGGGTCGGCATCGTGTTCTTGACGATCGACGTGCCGTGGCTCCTACACATTGCGCAGACGGAGCTTCGCGGGGATCCCGAGGTGGTCGACTGGGGGGCCTTGGAGGCCGCCCGGGCGAGGCACTGCTACCGGGTGATGGACACTCCGGTGTACGACCAGCCGCACCACCGGGCCGGTGCTTTGATGCAGCAACTTGTTGTGGCCCCTGCTCTGGAGCACTCCAACGAGTTGTTCGCCGCGGCGGTGTCGGCCGCGTACTTGCACGGTTCGAGGCTGCGGGTGTCGGTGGACACCAAGGCGGCCATGGACTTGGTCGAGCAGGTCCGCGGTGGTCTGGACGTGCGGCAGATCGCTGTGGCGCTGCGGGAGTGGACGCGCTGAACGTCTCGTTCAGGCGAGTGTGGTGACGATGCGGACCGGCACCGTGTCGAGGCCGGCGATCTGGGCGGCGAGGAATCGCCGGCGTCCGTGGAGGATGGTGTACGGCCGGTCGAGAGCTTCTAAGGGCGCGAAGGGGTTTGTGGTCCTCACGAGGCGCTGGGTGGTGGAGAGGAGCCTGGCGTGGCTGTTGCACGCGCGCCGGAACGTCCGGGACTACGAGACGAGGCCCGAGCACTCCGAAGCGATGCTCACGCTCGCCGCGATCACGCTCATGACCCGCCGCCTCGCCCGGCACTCCGTTTACCCGAATGGGGCAAAGCCCCGCGTCTCCCAGGCCGTCGTAGCGGCCTGAGCATCAGAAGTCCCAGTCCAGTTCATCCTCGTCAACGGCGACAGGAAGGTAGCTGTCCACCGCCTCGCCGGTCTCCAGAGCCGTGGCTGTCGCATCCAGGAGAGCCGGGAGTGACGCCCACATGGGGTGGCGCGAAAAGGAGCATCCTGTTTCATGATCGGCATTGCCGATCCTTCCGCGGCGACGATAGGGGCGCTGGTCGATGATGAGGTAATCCCCTGCACCGTCAAAGGCGAAGGGGATCCACTGCGCATGCCACCACGGCCCGTATTCGCCGTCCGGGTCGCCTTCTTCTGCTCCCGCCAGCACATCTCCGTAGATCTTCATGCGCGTCTGCCAGGCACTCGTGATGTTCTGCACCTCAAGCAAAGACCAGAAGGGCGGCAGCAGGTCGTAGTGGCCCATCCCGTTGTGCCGTAGCAAGGACTCCACCAAGGGCTCGGGGAACGGCTGACCGATGGCCTGCTCGGCCACGGCAATTGCCGAGCGCTCCGCCGGGGGGCTAAGAGCAGCAAACGTACGAGGCGTGTGCTGGGCGAGCCAAGCCTCTATACGGGTCCAGGACCCGGATATTGACGAAGTCATCCTGGGATCATCCCAGTTCGACGCGCCGCTGAACGGGAGGATTCGAGACGGGTTCTTACGGCGCGGGCGAGGTGCTTTCCTGGCGCTTGCGCGCTTCCTTCATCGCCCGTTCCCATTTCCATGCCGGTTCGCCCTGGCGGGCGGCCAGGGCTGCCCCGGCGCCGCGCTTCCATCCCCCGGTCTCCCGCAGGTACTCCTGGGCCACGGTGACGCGCCGTTCGGTCTCGGCGGAGGTTCCGCGCGGCTCGGTACCCTCGCCGGGCCTGCGCCCGGACACGCCGGTGGTGTCGTTGGTGCGCTTGCGGTCAAAGTCCTGGAGATCGCCGCGGCGGAACGCGCGGGCCGTCTGGCCCCTGCCGGCCGGGAGAGATCCGGCAGGTTCGGGGAAGTAGCCCGGGTTGGCGGAGAGGTACTTACGGATAACCCCCCCGTCGGTGAAGCCGAGGAGCCGGGCGGCCTCGTTCAGCGGGATGAGCTCCTGCGGGTCCCCGGAGTGGAGGGCAGGATCCGCGGGGAGGACCTTCGCCTTCTTGCGGTTCTGGTGCGTGGCGTAGAACCGCTCGACGGCCTGGCGCTCGAAGTAGTCCACCCGCTCGATGGTCACACCCTTCTCCGGGAAGCGGGCCTCCTCCGGCTGCTCGTCCCGTTTGGTGTACCAGGTGCCCACCGTCCACTTGCTGGCCCCGGTGTGCTCGGCGATCCACTCCCGGCTCACGTACTCGCGGCCCTCGACCTCGACGGTGAGGGGGCGGGCGGCTTTGGCCATGAATGGCTCCTCCGGGAGAGGCCGCCGCCGGGGCAGCCCGTATGATGGGCTTGCTGTTTTGCTCGTGGGTAAAACGCACGATGGCCGGTGGAACGTTCGGCCGGAGTTGCCGCTCCGGGTCGACACCTCAACGGGGTGCCTTTCGCCGGCCATCACCCTGTGCACTTTCCCAGGCAAGACGATTGCAATTAAGCACCCCCCGGGGTGGGGT
This window of the Streptomyces sp. NBC_00237 genome carries:
- a CDS encoding fic family toxin-antitoxin system, toxin component, giving the protein MVDWGALEAARARHCYRVMDTPVYDQPHHRAGALMQQLVVAPALEHSNELFAAAVSAAYLHGSRLRVSVDTKAAMDLVEQVRGGLDVRQIAVALREWTR
- a CDS encoding SMI1/KNR4 family protein, giving the protein MEAWLAQHTPRTFAALSPPAERSAIAVAEQAIGQPFPEPLVESLLRHNGMGHYDLLPPFWSLLEVQNITSAWQTRMKIYGDVLAGAEEGDPDGEYGPWWHAQWIPFAFDGAGDYLIIDQRPYRRRGRIGNADHETGCSFSRHPMWASLPALLDATATALETGEAVDSYLPVAVDEDELDWDF
- a CDS encoding ParB N-terminal domain-containing protein; the encoded protein is MRTTNPFAPLEALDRPYTILHGRRRFLAAQIAGLDTVPVRIVTTLA